From a region of the Sulfuriferula plumbiphila genome:
- a CDS encoding DUF1853 family protein encodes MMTNLLQTIHDPRVRDLVWVMAAPSLMGGSSAPCFAVPDAFGQDAVLRAMPQLLELDRHPAALHDWIAARSPHRLGRYFETLLEYWLSHLMGGRLVAANLPVKAGDIVMGEYDFLWRDVSGALNHWEASVKCYLQVDAAAGLAGYVGTLTRDRLDLKFAHLRDKQLKLAATPAGEAALPHPGEPVSARALLKGWLFYPHGQTIIPAPEVSPQHLSGWWLRWGETAFNPQPGLRWKVLPRLEWLAPAMSRNEEGLQTETDFNAALEAHFVVNGAPLLVAGLTAAGNAWQEVTRGFVVAPSWNLRKA; translated from the coding sequence ATGATGACGAATTTGCTGCAAACCATCCACGATCCACGCGTGCGCGACCTCGTTTGGGTGATGGCCGCCCCGAGCTTGATGGGCGGGTCCAGCGCGCCATGTTTTGCCGTACCCGATGCGTTTGGCCAAGATGCTGTGCTGCGCGCCATGCCACAGCTGCTTGAACTGGATCGCCACCCCGCAGCGCTGCATGACTGGATTGCTGCGCGCAGCCCGCACCGCCTTGGCCGCTATTTTGAAACCCTGCTGGAATACTGGCTCAGCCACCTCATGGGCGGCCGGTTGGTGGCCGCCAATCTGCCGGTAAAAGCCGGCGATATCGTCATGGGCGAATACGATTTCCTCTGGCGCGACGTGAGCGGTGCGCTCAACCACTGGGAAGCCTCGGTGAAATGCTATTTGCAGGTGGATGCCGCAGCGGGACTGGCGGGGTATGTCGGCACCCTCACCCGCGACCGGCTCGATTTGAAGTTTGCCCACCTGCGCGACAAACAACTCAAGCTCGCCGCCACACCGGCCGGGGAGGCGGCCTTGCCCCACCCCGGCGAGCCGGTCAGCGCACGCGCGCTGCTCAAGGGCTGGCTGTTCTACCCGCACGGGCAGACTATTATCCCGGCGCCGGAAGTGTCGCCTCAGCATTTGTCCGGCTGGTGGCTGCGCTGGGGCGAAACCGCGTTCAACCCGCAACCCGGATTGCGCTGGAAAGTGCTGCCCCGGCTGGAATGGCTTGCCCCGGCCATGAGTCGGAACGAAGAGGGATTGCAAACAGAGACGGATTTTAACGCGGCCTTAGAAGCGCATTTCGTGGTGAACGGCGCCCCGTTGCTGGTGGCGGGGCTGACGGCGGCAGGGAATGCCTGGCAAGAAGTGACGCGGGGGTTTGTGGTGGCGCCAAGCTGGAATCTGCGCAAAGCCTAG